The genome window GCAGCCGATGTTGGTTTTACCCTTCGTGCGAGGGCCGAGGCTTGCAGGATCAGGCAGCAAGGTCTTTAGAAACTGTATCGGCACGATTTTTACGCCGTTATGCTCGACCTCGTCGATACGCAGCATGCCGACGTTTTCTAGGCATTTCATATGCGTGAGGTAGCTTTGTCCGAAGGTCATAAAAAAGCGGATTCGCTTTAGCCCCTTGATGTTTTTTACAAGGCTTTCTAGCTCCTCGTGGTAGAGCAGGTAGCTGTCTTTGACGCCCACTTTCGGATAGTCCCATTTGAACATTATTTCCATCGGCTCGGTCTCTTTCCACTCGCCGCGCTCCCAGTAGCGGCCTTTTGCGCTTACTTCGCGCAGGTTGATTTCTGGGTTGAAATTCGTCGCAAACGGATAGCCGTGATCGCCCGCGTTGCAGTCTAGGATGTCGATCTCGTGGATCTCGTCAAATAAATTTTGCTGTGCGTAGGTGCAAAATACGTTTGTCACGCCTGGATCAAAGCCGCTTCCCAGCAGCGCCATCGTGTTTGCGGCTTTAAACTCGCCGTCCTTCGCCCACTGCAGCTTGTATTCAAATTTGGCGGTATCGGGGTGCTCGTAGTTTGCGGTGTCGATGTATGGGATGCCGGCGCGAGAGCACGCGTCCATGAGCGTTAGGTCTTGGTACGGCAGCGCGACGTTTAGCAGTAGCTCGGCGCCCGTTTTTTTGATTAAATTTACGACCGCATCGGTGTCGTCCGCGTCGATCTGGGCGGTGCCAATTTGCACGCCTAGGCGGTCTTTGATAAATTTAGCGATCGCGTCGCACTTGCTTTTGGTGCGGCTTGCTAATGTGATTTTTGTAAAAACGTCCGCGTTCATCGCGCATTTTACGGTCGCGACTTGGCTCACGCCGCCCGCGCCTATGATTAAGATATTTGACATTTTGGCTCCTTTAAATTTTAGTGATTTTATCCAAAGCTTATATAAAATTTGCTTTTAGTAGTTACAATAGCGCGAAATTTTAAAGGAATTTTATGCGTAAAATTTTAATTTTTCTGCTACCGATTTGGCTATTTGGGACGAGCTGCGAGGAGGCGATAGAGCTTAGCGCCGAAGAGTTTATTAAGCCCGACCGCAACGCCACGGCTACTGCGCTAGCGAGTGAAAGGGCGGTGCAAATTTGCCTGGCTGAGTACGGCGAAGAGCATGAGAGCACGATCATAGCATTAAATAACTCGGGTAGCTTTTTTATGTTTGCGGGCGAGCCGCAAAAGGCGCTCGCAGCCTATGAGCGCTCGCTAAAAATTTTACAAAAAGGGCTCGGCAAAGAGCACAAAGCGCTAGCAAAGCCCTATCACGGCGTAGCTATCGCACAGTCGGCATTGGGGAGATACGATGAGGCGATAGCGAATTTCGGCGCAGCCATCAGATGCTACGAGCTAGGCGGCGAGAAGATGCAAAAAGATCTGATGAGCTGCTACGCGGGGCTCGGCGATACGCTCTATAAAATGGGCGATTTTAATGGCGCATACGTAAAACATGCCGTTGCGTTTAGAATTTACGAAGAGGTTTTCGGCGCAGATAGCGTAAATTTACTGCGAGCCAAGTACTATGCGCTGATGGCTGGCGATCTAGCGGGACTCGGCAATAAAACGGAGGCGCTGCAAAACTACGAAAAAGCCCTTAAAGTCGCGAATAAAATTTTAGAAAAAAGCAGCGATAAACACGCAAAAAGCCTAAAAGCAGAGGTGGAAGCGAAGATAAAAGAGTTGTAAATTTAGCGATTGGATCTTGACGGGC of Campylobacter showae contains these proteins:
- a CDS encoding saccharopine dehydrogenase family protein; translated protein: MSNILIIGAGGVSQVATVKCAMNADVFTKITLASRTKSKCDAIAKFIKDRLGVQIGTAQIDADDTDAVVNLIKKTGAELLLNVALPYQDLTLMDACSRAGIPYIDTANYEHPDTAKFEYKLQWAKDGEFKAANTMALLGSGFDPGVTNVFCTYAQQNLFDEIHEIDILDCNAGDHGYPFATNFNPEINLREVSAKGRYWERGEWKETEPMEIMFKWDYPKVGVKDSYLLYHEELESLVKNIKGLKRIRFFMTFGQSYLTHMKCLENVGMLRIDEVEHNGVKIVPIQFLKTLLPDPASLGPRTKGKTNIGCVIRGLKDGKERQVYIYNVCDHEACYAETGAQAVSYTTGVPAMIGSMMVAKGIWGGKGVFNMENFDAKPFMDELNKQGLPWEMIEMKPGERYEV
- a CDS encoding tetratricopeptide repeat protein codes for the protein MRKILIFLLPIWLFGTSCEEAIELSAEEFIKPDRNATATALASERAVQICLAEYGEEHESTIIALNNSGSFFMFAGEPQKALAAYERSLKILQKGLGKEHKALAKPYHGVAIAQSALGRYDEAIANFGAAIRCYELGGEKMQKDLMSCYAGLGDTLYKMGDFNGAYVKHAVAFRIYEEVFGADSVNLLRAKYYALMAGDLAGLGNKTEALQNYEKALKVANKILEKSSDKHAKSLKAEVEAKIKEL